One window from the genome of Babylonia areolata isolate BAREFJ2019XMU chromosome 13, ASM4173473v1, whole genome shotgun sequence encodes:
- the LOC143289175 gene encoding pleckstrin homology domain-containing family B member 2-like, with protein sequence MSEGLDIAKAGWLHRQSTVLHRWKKNWFVLYRDGVLRYFESQDSARAEEVYVLRSCCVCVKTSPELQTSASPPDGVSSGKACMLELVMRDGGNLLLCAESIDDMKAWQYALEEARTMAAGPGAAAGYTRTVPIRYEGSPYDPYYYGYGGYPGQVINPAPGTQVIRNPDGTTTIISPGTGNQVVYVDDSPYYRRRHYGYGAGTGLLTGAVIGSALMWPWFWF encoded by the exons ATGAGTGAAGGATTGGATATTGCCAAGGCTGGCTGGCTGCACCGACAGA GCACTGTGCTGCACCGATGGAAGAAGAACTGGTTTGTGCTGTATCGTGATGGAGTGCTGCGCTACTTTGAGTCCCAGGACAGTGCCCGTGCTGAGGAGGTCTACGTTCTGCGGTCATGCTGCGTTTGCGTCAAGACCAGTCCTGAA TTGCAGACCTCTGCCAGTCCTCCTGATGGTGTGAGCAGTGGCAAGGCCTGCATGCTGGAGCTGGTGATGAGAGATGGGGGGAACCTGCTGCTGTGTGCAGAGTCCATCGATGACATGAA GGCATGGCAGTATGCACTGGAGGAGGCACGGACCATGGCTGCAGGCCCTGGAGCAGCAGCTGGGTACACTCGCACCGTCCCCATCAGATACGAGGGCTCGCCCTACGATCCTTACTACTATGGCTATGGGGGCTACCCGGGTCAGGTCATCAATCCCGCTCCTGGAACCCAAG TGATTCGCAACCCTGACggcaccacaaccatcatcagccCAGGCACAGGCAACCAGGTGGTGTACGTGGATGACAGTCCTTACTACCGCCGCCGTCACTATGGATACGGGGCAGGCACAGGCTTGCTGACCGGCGCTGTGATTGGCTCTGCTCTGATGTGGCCCTG